In Halobaculum rubrum, the following are encoded in one genomic region:
- a CDS encoding Glu/Leu/Phe/Val family dehydrogenase: protein MTDEANPFESLQEQIDDAAEHLGVADDVLDRLKHPERVLELNLSVKQDDGSLERFRAFRSEFNGDRGPYKGGIRYHPGVTRDEVKALSGWMVYKCAVVDIPYGGGKGGIVVDPSDYSAAEIERLTRSFAEELRPFIGEDKDIPAPDVNTGQREMNWIKDTYETLENTTEPGVVTGKSLEAGGSEGRVEATGRSTMFTAREAFDYLDKDIEGASVAVQGYGNAGHIAAYLIEDLGANIVAVSDSSGAVYAEDGLDAREVKAYKNETGSVSGYPDADEELTNEDLLTLDVDLLVPAALENAIDGDLARDVRADVIVEAANGPLTPEADDVLTEADVHVFPDILANAGGVTVSYFEWVQNRQRFYWTEERVNEELERHIVSAFDDLTECYESFDLPSFRTAAYVVAVQRVADAFADNGNWP from the coding sequence ATGACGGACGAAGCCAATCCATTCGAGAGCCTTCAAGAGCAGATCGACGACGCGGCGGAACACCTCGGCGTCGCCGACGACGTGCTCGACCGGCTCAAGCATCCGGAACGCGTGTTAGAGTTGAATCTCTCCGTGAAACAAGACGACGGGTCGCTGGAGCGGTTCCGCGCGTTCCGCTCGGAGTTCAACGGCGACCGCGGCCCGTACAAGGGCGGTATCCGCTATCATCCGGGGGTCACCCGCGACGAGGTGAAGGCGCTGTCGGGGTGGATGGTGTACAAATGCGCCGTCGTCGACATCCCCTACGGCGGCGGCAAGGGCGGGATCGTCGTCGATCCGTCCGACTATTCGGCAGCGGAGATCGAGCGGCTCACGCGCTCGTTCGCGGAGGAACTGCGCCCGTTCATCGGCGAGGACAAAGACATCCCGGCGCCCGACGTGAACACGGGCCAGCGGGAGATGAACTGGATCAAAGACACCTACGAGACGCTGGAGAACACGACCGAACCCGGCGTCGTCACGGGCAAGTCGCTGGAGGCCGGCGGCTCCGAGGGCCGCGTCGAGGCAACGGGTCGGTCGACGATGTTCACCGCCCGCGAGGCGTTCGACTACCTCGACAAGGACATCGAGGGCGCCAGCGTCGCCGTGCAGGGCTACGGCAACGCCGGCCACATCGCGGCGTACCTCATCGAGGACCTCGGGGCGAACATCGTCGCCGTCTCGGACTCCTCCGGGGCCGTCTACGCCGAGGACGGGCTCGACGCCCGCGAGGTGAAAGCGTACAAAAACGAGACCGGTTCCGTCTCCGGATACCCCGACGCTGACGAGGAGTTGACCAACGAGGACCTCCTCACGCTCGACGTGGACCTGCTCGTCCCCGCCGCCCTCGAGAACGCCATCGACGGCGACCTCGCCCGCGACGTGCGGGCGGACGTGATCGTCGAGGCCGCGAACGGCCCGCTCACCCCGGAGGCGGACGACGTGCTCACCGAGGCCGACGTACACGTGTTCCCCGACATCCTCGCGAACGCCGGCGGCGTCACCGTCAGCTACTTCGAGTGGGTCCAGAACAGACAGCGCTTCTACTGGACCGAGGAGCGCGTCAACGAGGAACTGGAGCGACACATCGTGAGCGCGTTCGACGACCTCACCGAGTGCTACGAGTCGTTCGACCTGCCGAGCTTCCGGACGGCGGCGTACGTCGTCGCCGTCCAGCGTGTCGCCGACGCGTTCGCCGATAACGGTAACTGGCCGTAG
- a CDS encoding PAS domain-containing protein, translating into MARDGSDDPTGTAAAAGGRFDVSGGPTAASTDAVDEALKTRTMDEAPVGITIADATQPDMPLVYANAAFERITGYPPSHAVGRNCRFLQGEATSEEPVARMRAAIERDEATTVEVRNYRRDGELFWNEVTIAPLRDDTGRVTHYVGFQQDVTRRKRAERAAEHRAARIERERVAQRRLLRRLDGVIVDVTEAVTRSTSRTDLERDVVDRIDRTYAGAWIGRYDPGSNEIEVRTTAGSTNGDVAGSRHPLGDATGDGSTVDDTESPGGPVAAAVSAAMSERFVHTEPIDGAPDGVTAVAAIPIHYGDATYGAVGVYTRTDGGFANDERAVLTALGRVVATGLNAIESQRTLREEETVEIEFGIGDHPLSAVAEAAGCTLRHRGALGDRDRPSMLFEASADSAVIDADAIRAAGDESVSVHSVLAETADAAVVELSVPDSQLRTLMAEYGADLTAVIADADSARLSVSVARETLAQSLVEAVTDRYDRVELLGYRRRTQRDRTPPEFVAAVEEELTERQHAALVRAFAAGYFEWPRNADGDEIAATMGIGRSTFHQHLRAAERKLVAAFVGSEPSESMRATGDPN; encoded by the coding sequence ATGGCGCGAGACGGCTCCGACGACCCCACTGGAACGGCCGCCGCCGCCGGTGGTCGATTCGACGTGTCCGGCGGCCCGACCGCGGCGAGTACCGACGCCGTCGACGAGGCGCTGAAGACGCGGACGATGGACGAGGCGCCCGTCGGTATCACCATCGCGGACGCGACGCAGCCGGACATGCCGCTCGTGTACGCGAACGCCGCCTTCGAGCGGATAACCGGCTACCCGCCGTCGCACGCGGTCGGTCGAAACTGCCGGTTCCTGCAGGGCGAGGCGACGAGCGAGGAACCGGTCGCGCGGATGCGGGCGGCGATCGAGCGCGACGAGGCGACGACCGTCGAGGTCCGCAACTACCGGCGCGACGGCGAGCTGTTCTGGAACGAGGTTACGATCGCTCCCCTACGCGACGACACGGGGAGAGTCACCCACTACGTCGGCTTCCAGCAGGACGTGACACGACGCAAACGCGCCGAGCGCGCCGCCGAACACCGGGCCGCGCGTATCGAACGCGAGCGTGTCGCACAGCGGCGCCTCCTCCGGCGGCTCGACGGCGTGATCGTCGACGTTACCGAGGCGGTGACTCGCTCGACCTCGCGCACCGACCTCGAACGCGACGTCGTCGACCGCATCGACCGGACGTACGCCGGCGCGTGGATCGGTCGCTACGACCCCGGTTCGAACGAGATCGAGGTCAGGACGACGGCGGGCTCGACGAACGGCGACGTGGCCGGGAGCCGCCACCCCCTCGGCGACGCGACGGGTGACGGCTCCACCGTCGACGACACCGAGTCCCCCGGCGGCCCGGTCGCGGCGGCCGTCTCGGCGGCGATGTCCGAACGGTTCGTCCATACCGAGCCGATCGACGGGGCGCCGGACGGCGTCACCGCCGTCGCGGCGATCCCGATCCACTACGGGGACGCGACGTACGGCGCAGTCGGCGTATACACCCGAACTGATGGGGGATTCGCGAACGACGAGCGAGCCGTGTTGACGGCGCTGGGGCGCGTTGTCGCGACGGGACTCAACGCGATCGAAAGCCAGCGAACGCTTCGCGAGGAGGAGACGGTCGAGATCGAGTTCGGGATCGGCGATCACCCGCTGTCGGCGGTCGCCGAGGCCGCCGGCTGTACGCTGCGCCATCGCGGCGCGCTCGGCGACCGGGACCGACCCTCGATGCTGTTCGAGGCATCGGCCGACAGCGCTGTAATCGACGCCGACGCGATCCGAGCCGCCGGGGACGAGTCGGTCAGCGTCCACTCCGTGCTCGCCGAGACCGCGGACGCGGCGGTGGTCGAACTGTCGGTGCCGGACTCCCAGCTCCGAACGCTCATGGCGGAGTACGGCGCCGACCTCACTGCGGTGATCGCCGACGCCGACAGCGCCCGTCTCTCGGTGTCTGTCGCACGTGAAACCCTCGCACAGTCACTGGTCGAGGCTGTCACCGACCGCTACGATCGAGTGGAACTACTCGGCTACCGCCGACGGACCCAACGGGATCGGACCCCGCCCGAGTTCGTCGCCGCCGTGGAGGAAGAACTGACCGAACGACAGCACGCCGCGCTGGTCCGTGCGTTCGCCGCCGGCTACTTCGAGTGGCCACGCAACGCCGACGGCGACGAGATCGCCGCGACGATGGGGATCGGCCGCTCGACGTTCCATCAACACCTCCGCGCGGCCGAGCGGAAACTCGTGGCGGCGTTCGTCGGGTCGGAACCGTCCGAATCGATGCGTGCGACCGGAGACCCCAACTAG
- a CDS encoding bacteriorhodopsin, whose protein sequence is MPQPGSEGIWLWIGTLGMFLGMLYFIAKGWGETDRRRQEFYIVTIFITAIAFVNYLAMALGFGITIVELGGEEVPIYWARYTDWLFTTPLLLVDLGLLVGANRNEIGSLVGLDVLMIGTGAVATLSQGAGVLSVGARRLVWWGVSTGFLLVLLYMLYGSLADKASKLSGDAASTFSTLRNLIVVIWLIYPVWWIVGTEGLGLISLNIETAGFMVLDLVAKVGFGIILLSSRKVLDAAGSETADATAAD, encoded by the coding sequence ATGCCACAACCCGGCAGCGAAGGAATCTGGCTGTGGATCGGCACGCTCGGAATGTTCTTGGGGATGCTGTACTTCATCGCCAAGGGCTGGGGCGAAACTGACCGTCGACGACAGGAGTTCTATATCGTCACGATATTCATCACCGCCATCGCGTTCGTGAACTACCTCGCGATGGCGCTCGGGTTCGGCATAACGATCGTCGAACTCGGCGGTGAGGAAGTGCCGATATACTGGGCACGGTACACGGACTGGCTCTTCACCACGCCGTTGCTGCTCGTCGACCTGGGCCTGCTTGTGGGTGCAAACCGCAACGAGATCGGTTCGCTCGTCGGCCTCGACGTGCTGATGATCGGGACCGGCGCCGTCGCGACGCTGAGCCAGGGCGCGGGCGTCCTCTCGGTCGGGGCACGCCGCCTCGTCTGGTGGGGCGTCTCGACGGGCTTCCTGCTCGTGCTCCTGTACATGCTGTACGGCTCACTCGCCGACAAGGCCAGCAAGCTCTCGGGCGACGCGGCGTCGACGTTCAGCACTCTGCGGAACCTGATCGTCGTCATCTGGCTGATCTACCCGGTCTGGTGGATCGTCGGCACCGAGGGCCTCGGGCTCATCTCGTTGAACATCGAGACGGCCGGCTTCATGGTCCTCGACCTGGTCGCGAAGGTCGGCTTCGGGATCATCCTGCTGTCGAGCCGGAAGGTCCTCGACGCCGCCGGCTCGGAGACGGCTGACGCCACCGCGGCCGACTGA
- a CDS encoding lycopene cyclase domain-containing protein, giving the protein MTTVLTYLQFHLAFLVPAVLALTATGFVSRSHIGAPRAVGDSAVARSGYGRRYWTGVAVVTLVALAYTVPWDNYLIAVGVWGYGEGATLATLGHAPVGEYLFILVQPWLTALWLSHLSIPSAWPRADRPVVTRVAGVGLAAAIGVGGWAMLGTDATLYLGAIAAWAAPVLALQWAVGAPQLWARRRLVALATLIPALYLCVIDRVAIAMDIWILSERYTTGIEIAGLPVEEAVFFLVTNLFVVQGLVLFRWVIDRWVDGDSVGDGSADAAR; this is encoded by the coding sequence ATGACGACCGTGCTCACGTATCTCCAGTTCCACCTCGCGTTCCTCGTGCCGGCCGTGCTGGCGTTGACCGCGACCGGGTTCGTGAGTCGCTCCCACATTGGGGCGCCACGCGCGGTCGGGGACAGTGCGGTCGCGCGGTCCGGCTACGGGCGGCGCTACTGGACCGGCGTCGCGGTCGTCACGCTCGTGGCGCTCGCGTACACCGTCCCGTGGGACAACTACCTCATCGCCGTCGGGGTCTGGGGATACGGCGAGGGCGCGACCCTCGCGACCCTCGGCCACGCGCCCGTGGGCGAGTACCTGTTCATCCTCGTCCAGCCGTGGCTGACGGCGCTGTGGCTCTCGCATCTCTCGATCCCGTCGGCGTGGCCCAGAGCCGACCGTCCGGTCGTCACGCGGGTCGCCGGCGTTGGGCTGGCGGCGGCGATCGGGGTCGGCGGGTGGGCGATGCTCGGCACCGACGCGACGCTGTACCTCGGCGCGATCGCGGCGTGGGCGGCCCCGGTGTTGGCCCTGCAGTGGGCCGTCGGCGCCCCCCAGCTGTGGGCTCGGCGCCGCCTCGTCGCGCTCGCGACGCTGATCCCGGCGCTGTACCTGTGTGTCATCGACCGCGTCGCCATCGCCATGGACATCTGGATCCTCTCGGAGCGGTACACGACCGGGATCGAGATCGCCGGGCTCCCCGTCGAGGAAGCAGTGTTCTTCCTCGTGACGAACCTGTTCGTCGTGCAGGGGCTCGTGCTGTTCCGGTGGGTTATCGACCGGTGGGTCGACGGCGATTCAGTGGGCGACGGATCGGCCGACGCCGCCAGGTGA
- a CDS encoding DUF3179 domain-containing protein produces the protein MSHYLTRRRLLGSLGLAGVAAVAGCLDRVPGRGAVPVGTDGASGPPSRDGTLYQPWPHDRLREATVSGGPDKDGIPSVDDPSFAPAGEVPLADDEVVFGYAGEADVKAYTQRVLVWHEITNDTLDGTPVAVTYCPLTGTAMGFERGDTTLGVSGKLVNSNLVMYDRATDSRWPQVLATAVDGPREGDQLREVGLTWTTWGRWREAHPDTEVLTEDTGYAKRYGSDPYGNYNPTSGYYGGGRTLFSPLDEGWAATLDEPKRVVIGARTADRAVAFDKPTLREKRVLETDGGGANGDGGSDTGGADGGDGDAGADADALLAVYDPGLDTGWVYRSGGESVEPDDDREGLFVVDGETHRAGDLPLERMYALDAMWHAWGGFYPETAYVA, from the coding sequence ATGTCACACTATCTCACGAGACGACGCCTACTCGGGTCCCTCGGACTCGCGGGTGTCGCAGCCGTCGCGGGATGTCTCGACAGGGTTCCCGGACGCGGGGCCGTCCCCGTCGGGACCGATGGCGCCTCGGGGCCGCCGTCGCGTGACGGAACGCTGTATCAGCCCTGGCCGCACGACCGGCTCCGGGAAGCGACAGTCAGCGGCGGCCCGGACAAAGACGGGATCCCGTCGGTCGACGACCCCTCGTTCGCGCCCGCCGGTGAGGTCCCCCTCGCGGACGACGAGGTGGTGTTCGGCTACGCCGGCGAGGCGGACGTGAAGGCGTACACCCAGCGCGTGCTCGTCTGGCACGAGATAACGAACGACACGCTCGACGGGACGCCGGTCGCGGTCACCTACTGTCCGCTCACGGGGACCGCCATGGGGTTCGAGCGCGGCGACACCACCCTCGGCGTCTCCGGAAAGCTGGTGAACAGCAACCTCGTGATGTACGACCGCGCGACCGACTCCCGGTGGCCGCAGGTGCTCGCCACCGCCGTCGACGGTCCCCGCGAGGGCGACCAGCTCCGGGAGGTCGGGCTGACGTGGACGACGTGGGGACGGTGGCGCGAGGCGCACCCCGACACCGAAGTGCTCACCGAGGACACCGGCTACGCCAAGCGCTACGGCTCGGACCCCTACGGCAACTACAACCCCACGAGCGGCTACTACGGCGGCGGCCGGACGCTGTTCTCGCCGCTCGACGAGGGCTGGGCGGCGACCTTGGACGAGCCCAAGCGCGTCGTGATCGGGGCCCGCACGGCCGACCGCGCGGTCGCGTTCGACAAACCCACGCTCCGGGAGAAGCGGGTGCTCGAAACCGACGGCGGTGGTGCGAACGGCGACGGTGGGAGCGACACCGGCGGGGCCGATGGAGGTGACGGCGACGCCGGAGCCGACGCCGACGCTCTCCTTGCGGTGTACGATCCGGGTCTCGATACGGGGTGGGTGTACCGGTCCGGCGGGGAGAGCGTCGAACCGGACGACGACCGCGAGGGGCTGTTCGTCGTCGACGGCGAAACGCACCGCGCGGGCGATCTGCCGCTGGAGCGGATGTACGCTCTCGACGCCATGTGGCACGCGTGGGGCGGGTTCTATCCGGAGACCGCGTATGTCGCGTGA
- a CDS encoding mandelate racemase/muconate lactonizing enzyme family protein, with protein sequence MSRNYDSLHDPNAEYTMRELSAGTMGATAKRGGGRDVEITDVQCTMVDGNFPWTLVRVYTDAGIVGTGEAYWGAGVPELIERMTPFLVGENPLDIDRLYEHLVQKMSGEGSVEGVTVTAISGIEVALHDLAGKILEVPAYQLLGGKYRDEMRVYCDCHTEEEADPEACADEAERVVDELGYDALKFDLDVPSGLEKDRANRHLRPGEIRHKVEIVKAVTERVKDKADVAFDCHWTFSGGSAKRLADAIEEYDVWWLEDPVPPENLEVQEEVTKSTVTPIAVGENRYRVTEERRLIENQAVDIVAPDMPKVGGMRETRKIADVANQYYVPVAMHNVSSPVATMASAHVGAAIPNSLAVEYHSYELGWWEDLVEEDVIEDGYITIPEEPGIGVTLDMDAVEEHMVDGETLFDPA encoded by the coding sequence ATGAGCCGGAACTACGACTCGCTCCACGACCCGAACGCGGAGTACACGATGCGGGAGCTGTCCGCCGGGACGATGGGCGCGACGGCGAAGCGAGGCGGCGGCCGCGACGTCGAGATCACGGACGTGCAGTGCACGATGGTGGACGGGAACTTCCCGTGGACGCTCGTGCGCGTGTACACGGACGCGGGCATCGTCGGAACCGGGGAGGCGTACTGGGGCGCGGGCGTCCCGGAACTCATCGAGCGGATGACGCCGTTCCTCGTCGGGGAGAACCCCCTCGACATCGACAGGCTGTACGAGCACCTCGTCCAGAAGATGTCCGGCGAGGGGTCGGTCGAAGGAGTGACCGTCACCGCCATCTCGGGCATCGAGGTCGCGCTGCACGACCTCGCGGGCAAGATCCTGGAGGTGCCCGCCTACCAACTGCTGGGCGGGAAGTACCGCGACGAGATGCGCGTCTACTGCGACTGTCACACCGAGGAGGAGGCCGACCCCGAGGCGTGTGCCGACGAGGCCGAGCGCGTCGTCGACGAGCTGGGCTACGACGCGCTGAAGTTCGACCTCGACGTGCCGTCGGGCCTCGAGAAGGACCGCGCGAACCGCCACCTCCGTCCGGGCGAGATCCGCCACAAGGTCGAGATCGTCAAGGCGGTCACCGAGCGCGTGAAGGACAAGGCCGATGTCGCGTTCGACTGCCACTGGACGTTCTCCGGCGGCAGCGCCAAGCGCCTCGCGGACGCCATCGAGGAGTACGACGTGTGGTGGCTGGAGGACCCGGTTCCGCCGGAGAACCTCGAAGTGCAGGAGGAGGTCACCAAGTCCACGGTCACGCCGATCGCCGTCGGCGAGAACCGCTACCGCGTGACCGAGGAGCGCCGCCTCATCGAGAACCAGGCGGTCGACATCGTCGCGCCCGACATGCCGAAGGTCGGCGGGATGCGCGAGACCCGCAAGATCGCGGACGTGGCCAACCAGTACTACGTCCCGGTCGCGATGCACAACGTCTCCTCGCCGGTGGCGACGATGGCGAGCGCGCACGTCGGCGCGGCGATCCCGAACTCGCTGGCCGTCGAGTACCACTCCTACGAGCTCGGCTGGTGGGAGGACCTGGTCGAGGAGGACGTCATCGAGGACGGCTACATCACGATCCCCGAGGAGCCCGGGATCGGCGTCACGCTCGACATGGACGCCGTCGAGGAGCACATGGTCGACGGCGAGACGCTGTTCGATCCGGCATAG
- a CDS encoding DUF7344 domain-containing protein, translating to MSGGADSAVQPVGPGDEEADSPGVSEDEIFDVLANPRRRHALHAIAGEEDRTHELGDLSERVAAWENGIEVAEVSYDERKRVYTALQQSHLPRLDEAGLVEFDKDRGTVDATPALEDVEIYLDVVRGREIPWSEYYLGLSGVSAALLAAVWVNAFPFTLVPDLGWFAFVVVAFTVSAAANRYYSSDMKLGSDTEPPELD from the coding sequence ATGTCTGGTGGGGCCGATTCCGCCGTACAGCCAGTGGGGCCCGGGGACGAGGAGGCGGACTCGCCCGGCGTCTCCGAGGACGAGATCTTCGACGTCCTCGCGAACCCGCGGCGTCGGCATGCCCTTCACGCGATCGCGGGCGAGGAGGACCGGACCCACGAGCTCGGCGATCTCTCCGAGCGCGTGGCCGCGTGGGAGAACGGTATCGAGGTGGCGGAGGTGAGCTACGACGAGCGCAAGCGGGTGTACACCGCGCTCCAGCAGTCGCACCTCCCGCGGCTCGACGAGGCGGGGCTCGTCGAGTTCGACAAGGACCGCGGCACCGTCGACGCCACGCCCGCGCTGGAGGACGTCGAGATCTACCTCGACGTCGTCCGAGGCAGGGAGATCCCGTGGAGCGAGTACTACCTCGGGCTCTCGGGCGTCTCCGCGGCGCTGCTGGCGGCCGTGTGGGTGAACGCCTTTCCGTTCACGCTCGTCCCCGACCTCGGGTGGTTCGCGTTCGTCGTCGTCGCCTTCACCGTCTCGGCGGCCGCGAACCGCTACTACTCGTCAGACATGAAGCTCGGGAGTGACACCGAACCGCCGGAGCTCGATTGA